From a single Pleurodeles waltl isolate 20211129_DDA chromosome 8, aPleWal1.hap1.20221129, whole genome shotgun sequence genomic region:
- the LOC138249489 gene encoding odorant receptor 131-2-like has product MDNFVSLSGNATTTSTIIAPNKKIWILFIFALMMFAGLFLFFIGLMLHAFFTTAHLKEQARYVLFMYTVLNDTLNLVTCVLLIFLTIASYSMPVSGCYVVISISVATYHSSRSGLAAMALERYVAICFPLRHTLICRVEKYWVAIVVSSVIGFLPSVIDIIILSASEKYNFFFQRVMCRQELLIVTPQQAVMMFTTNATTFTVVALIILYTYIKIILEAQKINRDKASSSKASKTVLLHAIQLLLSLTSFTTPISENLLRNTVGYLRVLNYFLFTLFPTFLSPLIYGFRDENFIAHLKNTLTCLARPGG; this is encoded by the coding sequence ATGGACAACTTTGTCTCCCTTTCTGGTAATGCAACCACAACCAGCACCATTATAGCTCCCAACAAGAAAATATGGATCCTGTTCATCTTCGCTCTGATGATGTTTGCAGgtcttttcctctttttcattGGACTGATGCTGCACGCCTTCTTTACTACAGCTCACCTGAAGGAACAAGCCCGATATGTCCTCTTCATGTACACTGTGCTGAATGATACCCTGAACCTTGTCACATGTGTGCTTCTGATATTCTTAACCATTGCTTCATACAGCATGCCAGTAAGTGGCTGCTATGTGGTTATCAGTATTTCTGTGGCAACTTACCACAGCAGTAGGAGTGGCCTGGCAGCGATGGCCTTAGAGCGCTACGTGGCCATTTGCTTCCCACTGAGACACACATTGATCTGCCGTGTGGAGAAGTACTGGGTAGCTATTGTAGTCAGTTCTGTCATTGGATTCCTACCATCTGTCATCGACATCATAATTCTCAGTGCATCAGAGAAATACAACTTCTTCTTTCAAAGAGTAATGTGTCGTCAAGAGCTTTTAATAGTGACACCTCAACAGGCGGTAATGATGTTTACCACTAATGCTACTACCTTTACCGTGGTTGCTTTGATAATTCTGTACACATACATAAAAATTATTTTGGAGGCCCAGAAAATCAATAGGGACAAAGCCTCTTCATCTAAGGCCAGCAAGACTGTGTTGCTCCATGCCATTCAGCTGCTGCTAAGTTTGACCTCATTCACTACACCCATTTCAGAAAATCTCTTGAGAAATACAGTTGGCTACCTCAGGGTGTTAAATTATTTTCTGTTCACGCTATTCCCAACTTTTTTGAGCCCTTTGATTTATGGTTTCCGTGATGAAAACTTCATAGCGCACCTAAAAAATACACTCACGTGTCTAGCTCGTCCTGGGGGCTGA